The following proteins come from a genomic window of Peptoniphilus equinus:
- a CDS encoding cyclase family protein, with translation MNSSVYKLGNLRVIDLTKVLDPETETRRLALERFNTGGPIPDWHTHMDITSHLGTHVECPYHHFENGTDVASLPLTAFMGRAIYIDFEDKLEGYTHISAADLDKATKGLIKEGDIVILDSAYKIEPFTKKTNTPEDKRLLIGEESAKWFKDKKVKCVGFGEGVSIENCNDDVKPFHDLLMEDDIVFLEVLQNLEKLHSKVFFMSYTPMPIKGLDSCSIRAYAIEGLQEFSE, from the coding sequence ATGAATAGTTCAGTGTACAAATTAGGGAATTTACGTGTTATTGATTTGACAAAAGTTCTTGATCCAGAAACAGAAACACGAAGATTAGCTCTTGAAAGATTTAATACCGGTGGGCCCATTCCAGATTGGCATACACATATGGATATTACTTCACATCTGGGAACTCATGTGGAATGTCCTTACCATCATTTTGAAAATGGCACAGATGTAGCATCCCTGCCGCTTACTGCATTTATGGGAAGAGCCATATATATTGATTTCGAAGATAAACTGGAAGGTTACACACACATTAGCGCAGCGGATTTAGATAAAGCTACCAAAGGCCTAATTAAGGAAGGTGATATTGTAATATTAGATTCGGCATACAAAATTGAACCATTTACTAAAAAAACTAACACACCAGAAGATAAAAGGCTTTTAATTGGTGAAGAAAGTGCAAAGTGGTTTAAAGACAAAAAAGTAAAATGTGTAGGCTTTGGAGAAGGTGTTTCAATAGAAAATTGTAATGATGATGTTAAACCATTTCATGACCTTTTAATGGAAGACGATATTGTATTTTTAGAAGTTCTTCAGAATTTGGAAAAATTACATTCCAAAGTATTTTTCATGAGTTATACTCCAATGCCTATTAAGGGATTAGACTCATGTTCGATTAGAGCTTATGCAATTGAAGGACTTCAAGAATTTTCTGAATAA
- a CDS encoding UxaA family hydrolase: MKQYLKINSKDNVVVAVSDLKKDTFIKEFGFALKCDIKRGHKFAIKPIEKGQDIIKYGMSIGHATSNINEGEWVHIQNLATNLSDIIEYEYKKVNIKTDLKLVDNELKFKGYLREDGKAGVRNEIWIVPAVGCINQVCNNVKKMAENQYPNVTFKVLNHAHGCSQLGDDLSTTQSILAGLIKNPNAGGVLVISLGCENNQIEEFKKYLYPINEDRIKFVTTQDVNDEYEVCMEKIDDLVQYISCFSLTELPISKLTVAFKCGGSDGLSGLTANPLCGFTSDKLIANGATTILTEVPEMFGAENMLINRAKNEVVFKDLVTMINNFKQYFKSYGQSIYENPSPGNKDGGISTLEDKSLGCIQKGGLSEIVDVLEMGESVEESGLNLLNGPGNDQVSCTNLAASGATIIVFTTGRGNPFGSVVPTIKVSSNSELYQKKKNWIDFNAGRIIDEQITFNYLRDEFINFIIQVASGKQVNNEIYGFEEIALFKDGVIL, translated from the coding sequence ATGAAACAATATTTAAAAATTAATTCTAAGGATAATGTTGTTGTTGCTGTATCCGATCTTAAGAAAGATACTTTTATAAAGGAATTTGGTTTTGCATTAAAATGCGATATAAAAAGAGGCCATAAATTTGCTATAAAGCCAATCGAAAAGGGTCAAGACATAATCAAATATGGTATGTCGATAGGTCATGCTACATCAAACATTAATGAAGGAGAATGGGTACATATCCAAAATTTGGCAACTAATCTTTCTGACATTATTGAATATGAATATAAAAAAGTAAATATTAAGACTGATTTGAAGTTGGTAGATAATGAATTGAAATTTAAAGGCTATTTACGAGAAGACGGAAAGGCTGGGGTGCGTAATGAGATATGGATTGTGCCAGCAGTAGGGTGTATAAATCAGGTGTGTAATAATGTAAAAAAAATGGCTGAGAATCAATATCCGAATGTTACGTTTAAAGTTTTGAACCATGCACACGGATGTTCTCAATTAGGGGATGATTTATCTACTACTCAATCTATCTTGGCGGGATTGATTAAAAATCCAAATGCAGGGGGAGTATTAGTCATCAGTTTAGGTTGTGAGAATAATCAAATAGAGGAATTTAAAAAATATTTATATCCTATAAATGAAGATAGGATCAAGTTTGTAACAACACAGGATGTTAATGATGAGTATGAAGTATGTATGGAAAAGATTGATGATTTAGTACAATACATTTCTTGCTTTTCATTAACAGAATTACCTATTTCAAAACTAACAGTAGCCTTTAAATGCGGAGGCAGTGATGGTCTCTCTGGATTAACCGCCAATCCTTTATGTGGCTTTACTTCAGATAAGTTGATAGCTAATGGAGCAACCACTATATTAACAGAAGTTCCTGAAATGTTTGGAGCTGAAAATATGTTAATAAATCGCGCAAAAAATGAAGTAGTGTTTAAAGATTTAGTTACTATGATAAATAATTTTAAGCAATATTTTAAAAGCTATGGACAAAGCATTTACGAAAATCCATCTCCAGGGAACAAAGACGGAGGGATCTCAACGTTAGAGGATAAATCTTTGGGCTGTATTCAAAAAGGAGGGCTATCTGAGATTGTAGATGTTCTTGAAATGGGCGAATCAGTTGAGGAGAGTGGATTAAATCTGCTTAACGGGCCTGGAAATGATCAAGTATCATGTACCAATTTGGCAGCAAGTGGAGCTACTATCATCGTCTTTACAACAGGACGGGGCAACCCCTTCGGTTCAGTTGTCCCTACAATAAAAGTGTCAAGTAATTCAGAATTGTATCAAAAAAAGAAAAATTGGATCGACTTCAATGCAGGAAGAATAATTGATGAGCAAATTACTTTCAATTATCTAAGAGATGAATTTATTAATTTTATTATTCAAGTTGCTTCTGGAAAGCAGGTTAATAATGAAATATATGGATTTGAAGAAATAGCCTTATTTAAGGATGGAGTTATTTTATAA
- a CDS encoding TRAP transporter substrate-binding protein, whose translation MKKIVSLIFIILIMALNTSCSKNRDEFGETYQTIRVSFNQNTEHPQYLAMKKFGEEFEKRTNGRYKIKIYPNGVLGSQNNTVEFIRTGALQMAIVPSSSAEVYETDFAIVGAPYLYEGIDHMSRAVQAGVYDDLFKMTHPYNFEVETIYTAGERNVYAKKPIETVEDLEGQIIRVNDSPTYIEMTKLMGGNGAVMSQSEVYTALQQGVVDAAENSELVYRDFKNYEVAPYYAYTKHIVHPDVVIASLEFLNSLNEDDRKIYDELIKESSKYEFELFSQKIEEAKKEIQGSGVTFSYPDVEALRQKVLPLTEKIANQSDTTKKVYESINELRER comes from the coding sequence ATGAAAAAAATAGTATCTTTAATTTTTATTATACTAATCATGGCACTAAACACGAGCTGTTCTAAAAATAGAGATGAATTCGGGGAAACATATCAAACTATTAGAGTATCCTTCAATCAAAATACCGAGCATCCTCAATATTTGGCCATGAAAAAATTTGGAGAAGAATTTGAAAAAAGAACAAATGGAAGATATAAAATAAAAATTTATCCCAATGGTGTACTAGGATCACAAAATAATACGGTAGAGTTCATAAGAACAGGAGCTCTGCAAATGGCTATTGTGCCTTCATCTTCGGCAGAAGTATATGAAACAGACTTTGCAATAGTAGGAGCTCCTTATTTATATGAAGGTATTGATCATATGTCTAGGGCTGTACAAGCAGGGGTCTATGATGATTTATTCAAAATGACACATCCATATAATTTTGAAGTAGAAACAATATATACCGCAGGGGAGAGAAATGTTTATGCTAAAAAACCAATTGAGACAGTTGAAGATTTAGAAGGTCAAATAATAAGAGTGAATGATAGTCCTACATATATTGAAATGACTAAATTAATGGGTGGTAATGGGGCGGTCATGAGCCAATCTGAAGTATATACAGCACTGCAACAAGGTGTAGTCGATGCGGCGGAAAATTCAGAGTTAGTTTATCGTGATTTTAAAAATTATGAAGTGGCACCGTATTATGCTTATACAAAACATATAGTGCATCCGGATGTAGTTATAGCTAGTTTAGAATTTTTAAATTCCCTAAATGAAGATGATAGAAAAATCTATGATGAACTTATAAAAGAATCATCAAAATATGAATTTGAACTTTTCTCACAAAAAATTGAAGAAGCGAAAAAAGAAATACAAGGCAGTGGGGTTACATTTAGTTATCCAGATGTAGAAGCTTTAAGACAAAAAGTTTTGCCTTTAACAGAGAAGATTGCAAATCAATCTGATACAACTAAAAAAGTATATGAATCAATAAATGAGTTGAGAGAGAGGTAA
- the fni gene encoding type 2 isopentenyl-diphosphate Delta-isomerase has translation MRNYRKREHIENYLRSSFRGDPLFDDVFLYHNALPGVNFEAVDTTVDFLGRTIAFPLMINAMTGGTDFSTDINTNLAELAKAFNIPMAVGSMTIAMEDDDAKKSFKTVRDTIGDGILIGNLSGYTGVDTAKYCVDLIGADALQIHLNPAQELAMNEGERDFSSVLKNLEAVIGAVDVPVIVKEVGFGLSPDTITRLYDIGVRNVDIAGFGGSNFFEVENLRTPDTDVSDLYSWGIPTAMSLIEAVKVRQDGLYIIASGGVRNALDVVKCLVLGGDLVGISGEVLSYLIHGGYDYTLSYLRELMTKARMVMALSGASNVAALKGLPYRVKGDLKDLLDKIY, from the coding sequence ATGAGAAATTATAGAAAAAGAGAACACATAGAAAATTATCTGCGTTCCAGTTTTAGAGGCGATCCCCTATTTGATGATGTATTCCTATATCACAATGCGCTGCCCGGTGTGAATTTTGAAGCTGTGGACACGACTGTGGACTTTTTAGGTCGAACCATTGCCTTTCCTTTGATGATTAATGCTATGACCGGAGGTACGGACTTTTCTACGGATATCAATACCAACCTGGCAGAGCTTGCTAAGGCCTTTAATATTCCTATGGCGGTGGGATCCATGACGATTGCCATGGAAGATGACGATGCGAAAAAATCGTTTAAAACCGTGCGTGACACCATTGGCGATGGCATTCTTATCGGTAACTTAAGTGGTTACACCGGAGTTGATACGGCGAAATACTGTGTCGATCTGATTGGCGCTGACGCCCTTCAAATTCATTTGAATCCTGCGCAGGAGCTGGCGATGAATGAAGGCGAACGTGATTTTTCTTCAGTGTTAAAAAATCTTGAAGCTGTCATCGGTGCAGTGGACGTCCCTGTCATTGTAAAAGAGGTGGGTTTCGGACTCTCTCCAGATACCATCACGCGTCTCTATGATATCGGTGTGCGCAATGTCGATATTGCCGGATTCGGCGGTTCCAATTTCTTTGAAGTGGAGAATCTTCGTACGCCGGATACCGATGTCTCGGATTTATACAGCTGGGGTATTCCTACAGCGATGTCCCTTATCGAAGCGGTGAAAGTGCGCCAAGATGGTCTGTATATTATTGCATCCGGTGGCGTGCGTAATGCTCTGGATGTGGTGAAGTGTTTGGTCCTAGGTGGCGATTTGGTCGGGATAAGCGGCGAGGTATTGTCCTATCTTATTCATGGCGGCTATGACTATACGCTAAGTTATCTTAGAGAACTCATGACCAAAGCGCGTATGGTCATGGCGTTAAGCGGTGCGTCCAATGTGGCCGCCCTTAAGGGCTTGCCTTATCGGGTCAAAGGGGATTTGAAAGATTTATTGGATAAGATTTACTGA
- a CDS encoding YhcH/YjgK/YiaL family protein: MIFLTIEQNYQQMGLSPVLVKVIDFLKENSLALKSKEIGVYELEGKDIFYQVIETETEEIQRRNAESHKEYLDVQFVVIGEEFIGITPWKNSYKVQNVDVNRDLWLYESVENEGYIHAVEGCVSIFYPEDIHKPQIAVNGPAFEKKVVVKVKYSLIMQ; the protein is encoded by the coding sequence ATGATATTTCTAACAATAGAGCAAAATTATCAGCAAATGGGTCTCTCGCCAGTCTTGGTCAAAGTAATAGATTTTTTAAAAGAAAATTCATTGGCATTAAAAAGTAAGGAAATAGGGGTCTATGAATTAGAAGGAAAAGATATTTTTTACCAAGTCATCGAAACTGAAACTGAGGAAATACAACGTAGAAATGCTGAAAGTCATAAAGAGTATTTGGACGTACAATTTGTAGTAATAGGCGAAGAATTTATCGGGATAACTCCTTGGAAAAATTCATATAAAGTTCAAAATGTTGATGTGAATAGAGATTTATGGCTTTATGAATCAGTGGAAAATGAAGGTTATATTCATGCTGTAGAAGGGTGTGTTAGTATATTTTATCCTGAAGATATACATAAACCACAGATAGCAGTGAATGGACCCGCTTTCGAGAAGAAAGTAGTAGTTAAAGTTAAATACAGCTTGATAATGCAATAA
- the uxaC gene encoding glucuronate isomerase — translation MEFLTENFMLQNEYAQILFHKYAKNEPIFDVHCHLEAKDIYENKNFTSITQVWLGGDHYKWRVMRASGVDEEKITGSASDYEKFEAWAKVVPMLIGNPLYHWTHLELKNYFGINKVLNEKNAKQIYDQCNLLLQQDDFSPRHLISKSNVLGLCTTNDPLDDLRYHQLLKSENDFKTVVIPAFRPDKALNIELDGFQEYIKALSKTAEIDIKSIDDLEKALLKRLDFFVVNGCKASDHGIKYVPYGDKNKAELSIILNKALHNEKVTVEEEDAYKSHLLVFLAREYAKRDIVMEIHTGAIRDNSKFLFDRLGQDIGNDAVNDAAIAENISRLLNRIEIEGDLPKILLFTLNPKDYYPLSTIGGCFNKGNREGTMNIQIGTSWWFLDHKNGMMEQMEMLAQTSVFAKFIGMLTDSRSFLSYPRHEYFRRIMCNFIGEIVANKEYPWEEEYLGEMVKNISFNNAKQFLKIDFNH, via the coding sequence TTGGAATTTTTAACAGAGAATTTTATGCTACAAAATGAATATGCCCAAATATTATTTCATAAATATGCAAAAAATGAACCGATTTTTGATGTTCATTGTCACTTGGAGGCTAAAGATATTTATGAAAATAAAAATTTTACATCAATTACACAAGTATGGCTAGGTGGCGATCATTATAAATGGCGTGTCATGAGAGCAAGCGGTGTAGATGAAGAAAAAATAACGGGGAGTGCTTCTGATTATGAAAAATTTGAGGCTTGGGCTAAAGTAGTTCCAATGTTAATTGGCAATCCACTATATCATTGGACACATTTGGAATTAAAAAACTATTTTGGTATAAATAAAGTTTTGAATGAAAAAAATGCCAAACAAATATATGATCAATGTAATTTATTATTACAACAAGATGACTTTAGCCCAAGACACTTGATCTCGAAGAGTAATGTCTTAGGCTTATGCACAACCAATGATCCGTTAGACGATTTACGGTATCATCAGCTTTTAAAGTCTGAAAACGATTTTAAAACAGTCGTTATTCCAGCATTTAGACCGGATAAAGCATTAAATATAGAGTTAGATGGATTTCAGGAATATATTAAAGCGCTTTCAAAGACAGCCGAAATAGATATAAAAAGTATTGATGATCTTGAAAAAGCATTATTAAAAAGACTGGATTTCTTTGTTGTCAATGGGTGTAAAGCAAGTGACCATGGGATTAAATATGTGCCTTATGGAGATAAGAATAAAGCAGAATTATCTATTATATTAAATAAAGCACTTCATAATGAAAAGGTAACAGTTGAGGAAGAAGATGCTTATAAATCACACTTATTGGTTTTCTTAGCCAGAGAATATGCAAAAAGAGATATAGTTATGGAAATTCACACTGGTGCGATTAGGGATAATTCTAAATTTCTCTTTGACAGACTAGGACAAGATATCGGTAATGATGCGGTTAATGATGCTGCAATAGCTGAAAACATATCTAGGTTGTTAAATAGAATTGAAATTGAAGGGGATTTGCCTAAAATCCTTTTATTTACATTAAACCCTAAAGATTACTATCCATTATCAACCATTGGTGGTTGTTTCAATAAAGGTAATCGGGAAGGAACAATGAATATTCAGATAGGAACAAGTTGGTGGTTCTTAGATCATAAAAATGGAATGATGGAACAAATGGAAATGCTTGCTCAAACTTCTGTATTTGCTAAATTTATAGGTATGCTGACAGATTCCAGAAGTTTTTTATCATATCCCAGACATGAGTATTTCCGTAGAATTATGTGTAATTTTATCGGTGAAATAGTAGCAAATAAAGAATATCCTTGGGAGGAAGAATATTTGGGTGAAATGGTTAAAAATATTTCATTTAATAACGCCAAGCAGTTTTTAAAGATTGATTTCAATCATTAA
- the rapZ gene encoding RNase adapter RapZ encodes MEIIVITGMSGSGKSAALNVLEDLGYFAMDNLPPALIPKFVELFKKAETMDKVCVVVDVRSGKYFADFTKELKALKSDGVDAKILFLDAQESILVNRYKEKRRPHPLDKSVTAGIRKEKEILNDVKLAADFVLDTSRMSLHGLRTRILELLNLKIDEALKIYVSSFGFKNGILVDSDLIFDVRFLPNPYYISELKYLNGTNAATRDFVLGHSVTGIFLEKTLDLLKFLIPHYIREGKTTLTLGVGCTGGFHRSVVIATELGKKLNQLGYTVEVSHRDIS; translated from the coding sequence GTGGAAATTATTGTCATTACCGGTATGAGCGGTTCGGGCAAATCAGCAGCTCTCAACGTCTTGGAAGATCTGGGTTACTTTGCCATGGACAACTTGCCGCCGGCATTGATTCCTAAATTTGTGGAGTTGTTTAAAAAAGCGGAGACTATGGATAAGGTCTGTGTCGTCGTCGATGTGCGAAGTGGAAAATATTTTGCCGACTTTACGAAAGAGTTGAAGGCTTTAAAATCTGACGGCGTGGATGCAAAGATTCTCTTCCTCGATGCCCAGGAGAGTATCCTGGTAAATCGTTATAAAGAGAAGCGCCGGCCACATCCTCTGGACAAATCTGTCACGGCAGGCATTCGTAAAGAAAAGGAAATCTTAAACGATGTGAAGCTTGCAGCAGATTTTGTGTTGGATACATCGCGTATGAGTTTACATGGTCTCCGTACACGCATTCTGGAGCTTTTGAATTTAAAGATTGATGAAGCTCTTAAGATCTATGTCAGCTCGTTTGGATTTAAAAATGGTATTCTCGTTGATAGCGATCTGATTTTTGATGTCAGGTTTTTGCCGAATCCCTACTACATTAGCGAGCTTAAATATCTCAACGGTACGAATGCCGCCACGAGGGACTTTGTTTTAGGGCATAGCGTCACTGGTATCTTTTTAGAGAAAACGTTAGATCTGTTAAAATTTTTAATTCCCCATTATATTCGTGAAGGCAAGACCACACTGACGCTTGGTGTGGGTTGCACCGGAGGATTTCATCGTTCCGTGGTCATCGCCACAGAGCTGGGCAAAAAATTAAACCAACTGGGCTACACTGTGGAAGTGTCTCATCGCGACATTAGCTAG
- a CDS encoding TRAP transporter small permease — MNKIKQVMDKLLEIICVVVFSSMVISTTYQVVVRYVFNSPSAYSETITKYLFVWLILYSAAYVFGKREHISIGVLKNKLKGKNQQVVEILIEFIIIIFAVVVMVYGGFNVASMNMLQYDSILGIPTGFAYSCIPISGILIIFYSVYNLSTLLKKN, encoded by the coding sequence ATGAATAAAATAAAACAAGTTATGGACAAATTACTTGAAATAATATGTGTAGTTGTCTTTTCTTCAATGGTCATCTCAACAACCTACCAAGTTGTTGTTAGATATGTTTTCAATAGTCCGAGTGCGTATAGTGAAACAATCACCAAATATTTATTTGTATGGTTAATTTTATATTCTGCGGCATATGTATTTGGGAAGAGGGAGCATATATCTATAGGTGTATTAAAAAACAAATTGAAAGGGAAAAATCAACAAGTTGTCGAGATCTTAATCGAATTTATTATAATAATTTTTGCTGTTGTTGTTATGGTGTACGGGGGATTCAACGTTGCAAGCATGAATATGTTGCAATATGATTCGATTTTAGGCATACCAACCGGTTTCGCATATTCCTGTATACCCATCTCAGGCATTTTAATAATTTTTTACAGTGTATATAATTTGTCAACATTGTTAAAAAAGAATTAA
- a CDS encoding TRAP transporter large permease: MSLIINIALIMLVLIVVLLILGVPISVSIGLSSAVAMLLMLPANVAFTTSAQRVFAGSNSFSLVAIPFFVLAGNIMNNGGIATRLVNVSQALAGKQPGSLAITNIIANMFFGAISGSAAAAAAAIGAVMGPIERKEGYDSNYSVAANVASAPTGTLIPPSNTMIVFSTVAGSVSIAALFLAGYVPGILWGCGCIFYARYVAKKRGYVPDVVLSNTEKLKVVWQALPSLLLIVIIVGGILAGIFTPTEASAISVVYSLLLSLFYKSIKMKDLPKIILESAITTGIITFMIGVSSIMSWSMAFTEIPDLIAQTVLGLTSNKYVILLIMNVILLVVGTFMDATPAILIFTPIFLPIVTQLGVHPVHFGIILCMNLAVGIITPPVGTVLFTGCRVGGVTIESVIKDLVPYFVIITISLLLVTFIPAISLFLPTMAGLI, translated from the coding sequence ATGTCATTAATAATTAATATAGCATTAATAATGCTTGTACTTATCGTAGTGCTTCTTATATTGGGAGTTCCAATATCCGTTTCAATTGGTTTATCATCAGCTGTTGCGATGTTATTGATGTTGCCTGCAAATGTAGCTTTTACTACATCTGCTCAAAGAGTATTTGCAGGTTCCAATTCATTTTCATTAGTGGCTATTCCATTTTTCGTTTTGGCGGGCAATATAATGAATAATGGTGGTATTGCCACAAGACTTGTCAATGTATCTCAAGCATTAGCGGGTAAACAACCGGGTTCGCTTGCTATTACCAACATTATTGCAAATATGTTTTTTGGAGCTATTTCAGGTTCAGCAGCAGCGGCGGCGGCAGCTATAGGTGCAGTAATGGGACCTATAGAAAGAAAAGAGGGTTATGATTCAAATTATTCTGTGGCGGCAAATGTAGCTTCCGCTCCGACTGGAACTTTGATTCCGCCATCCAATACAATGATTGTATTTTCTACAGTAGCTGGTTCAGTTTCCATTGCAGCACTATTTTTAGCAGGTTATGTCCCTGGCATTCTATGGGGGTGCGGTTGTATATTTTATGCCAGATATGTAGCAAAAAAGAGGGGTTATGTGCCAGATGTAGTTTTATCTAATACCGAAAAGTTAAAAGTAGTGTGGCAAGCATTACCATCTTTGCTATTAATAGTTATAATTGTAGGGGGGATTTTAGCCGGTATTTTTACCCCAACAGAAGCTTCTGCAATTTCTGTTGTATATTCATTATTATTATCTCTATTTTACAAATCAATAAAAATGAAGGATTTGCCTAAAATTATTTTAGAATCTGCGATAACAACAGGAATTATTACATTTATGATAGGTGTTTCTTCTATAATGAGTTGGTCAATGGCATTTACGGAAATTCCAGATCTTATTGCACAAACTGTATTAGGATTGACTTCAAATAAATATGTTATTTTGTTAATTATGAATGTGATTCTTTTAGTAGTAGGAACTTTTATGGACGCAACACCTGCTATTTTAATTTTTACGCCAATATTTTTACCTATAGTTACTCAGTTAGGAGTTCATCCTGTTCATTTTGGGATAATACTTTGTATGAATCTTGCAGTAGGTATTATTACTCCTCCTGTAGGAACAGTTCTGTTTACAGGCTGTAGAGTGGGAGGCGTCACTATAGAATCTGTTATAAAAGATTTGGTACCGTACTTTGTGATAATTACAATTTCATTATTGCTAGTAACATTCATACCAGCAATCTCATTATTTTTACCAACAATGGCAGGATTAATTTAA
- a CDS encoding ketopantoate reductase family protein, translating to MKIAVLGAGAMGSIYAGHLSQNNEVYVIDVNQEIVDRINSQGMLIEENGEVNSYYPKAHVTTENLPEVDLLLVFVKSIYSETALENNKHLIGNNTIIMTLQNGAGHEKLLSKFVPEDRIIIGTTEDNGAVLASGNIRRGGDGKTNIGTVLKSATINLNEIKEVFDKAGFQVNINSNIQQLIWNKLIINASLSVVTGVLQCSIGDIARNEYAWEMTVALFEEVIKTGEAQGLKFDWDIELEKVRKVSIDNPNGYTSIYQDIKNLRRTEVDTISGAVVNAAHKLGVEVPISEFVVNMVHALEKNNNKFIV from the coding sequence ATGAAAATAGCCGTATTAGGTGCGGGTGCAATGGGTTCAATATATGCGGGGCATCTATCGCAAAACAATGAAGTATATGTTATTGATGTAAATCAAGAGATTGTTGATCGAATTAACAGTCAAGGTATGCTTATTGAAGAAAATGGAGAAGTTAATAGCTATTATCCCAAAGCTCATGTTACTACCGAAAATTTACCCGAAGTAGATTTATTATTAGTATTTGTAAAATCAATATATTCAGAAACAGCGTTGGAGAACAATAAACACTTAATAGGTAATAACACTATCATCATGACACTGCAAAATGGTGCAGGACATGAAAAACTTCTAAGTAAATTTGTACCAGAAGATCGAATTATTATAGGGACAACAGAAGATAATGGGGCTGTTTTAGCGTCAGGGAATATTAGAAGAGGTGGAGATGGTAAGACTAATATAGGAACTGTTTTAAAGAGTGCGACAATAAATTTGAATGAAATTAAAGAAGTTTTTGATAAAGCGGGATTCCAAGTAAATATTAATTCAAATATTCAGCAGTTAATTTGGAATAAATTAATTATAAATGCATCCCTATCAGTAGTGACTGGCGTTTTACAATGTTCAATAGGGGATATTGCGAGAAATGAGTATGCTTGGGAAATGACAGTAGCTCTTTTTGAAGAAGTTATAAAAACGGGCGAAGCACAGGGGTTAAAATTTGATTGGGATATTGAGCTTGAAAAAGTGAGAAAAGTCTCAATAGATAACCCTAATGGCTATACATCGATTTACCAAGATATAAAAAATTTAAGAAGAACAGAGGTTGATACTATTAGCGGCGCGGTAGTCAATGCAGCTCACAAATTAGGAGTAGAAGTTCCTATATCTGAATTTGTAGTCAATATGGTGCATGCGTTAGAAAAAAACAATAACAAATTTATTGTCTAA
- the murB gene encoding UDP-N-acetylmuramate dehydrogenase — protein sequence MNLENLGLFYKEEPLSGYTTFKIGGPAEYLLIPQNETALIEALDQAKAYGVAVTILGNGSNVLVDDTGVKGLVIVLKNTLNVLTVRGETLYAGAGATMQEAALAAYRAGLSGLEFAHGIPGTVGGGVIMNAGAYGGELTDVVASVRLLDKTNQPLVVDHDAMAFRYRGSRAMDEGLIVTGCTFKLHPADKAGIRSTMDELMDRRRAKQPLELPSSGSTFKRPPGHFAGKLITDCGLKGLRYGGAMISDKHAGFVVNVDSATAEDVKQLIATVQKVIKEEYNVSIEREVKYIGGR from the coding sequence GTGAATTTAGAAAATCTTGGGCTCTTTTACAAGGAAGAGCCGTTAAGTGGTTATACAACATTTAAAATTGGAGGGCCTGCGGAGTATTTATTGATCCCTCAGAATGAGACAGCACTGATTGAGGCATTGGATCAGGCAAAGGCGTATGGTGTGGCGGTGACCATACTTGGCAACGGCAGTAACGTCCTTGTGGATGACACCGGTGTGAAGGGTCTTGTGATTGTGCTGAAAAATACTTTAAATGTGTTGACTGTCCGGGGTGAGACGTTATATGCCGGAGCAGGGGCAACGATGCAGGAGGCGGCACTCGCCGCATATCGGGCCGGGCTTAGCGGCTTGGAGTTTGCCCATGGCATTCCCGGCACAGTCGGCGGCGGCGTGATTATGAACGCAGGGGCTTATGGCGGAGAACTCACCGATGTCGTGGCTTCCGTCCGCCTTTTGGATAAAACAAACCAACCTTTGGTAGTGGACCATGACGCAATGGCTTTTCGTTATCGCGGCAGCCGTGCTATGGATGAGGGACTGATTGTTACCGGATGTACGTTTAAATTACATCCCGCAGATAAAGCGGGCATTCGAAGCACGATGGATGAGCTCATGGATCGGCGTAGGGCGAAGCAACCTTTGGAGCTGCCCAGTTCCGGCTCCACCTTTAAACGTCCGCCGGGGCATTTTGCCGGTAAACTCATCACCGATTGCGGTCTAAAAGGGCTTCGATATGGCGGTGCTATGATTTCTGATAAGCATGCCGGCTTTGTTGTCAATGTGGACTCTGCCACGGCGGAAGATGTGAAGCAGCTCATCGCCACCGTTCAAAAGGTGATTAAAGAAGAGTACAATGTTTCGATTGAACGAGAAGTGAAATACATTGGAGGACGGTAG